The nucleotide sequence TCCACCATTAACCGCAACCCTAAAGCCTATTTGTTCGCCATCATCGGTGCCGAATACCTGCTGCGTTTATTGCCGCGTGGCACCCATGACTTCAAAAAATTCATCCGCCCATCCGAGCTAGGTGCTTGGAGCCGCGACGCCGGCTTTGAAGTCAAAGACATCATCGGCCTGACCTACAACCCGCTGAGCAAACGCTACAAGCTGGAAGCTGACGTTGACGTCAACTACATGCTCCAGACCCTGCGCGAGGAGTGAACCGCATGCGTTTACGCGCTGTATTGTTTGACATGGACGGCACCTTGCTCGACAGCGCGCCGGACTTTATCGCCATCTGCCAGGCCATGCGTGCCGAGCGCGGCCTACCGGTAATTGCCGACAAACTGATCCGCGATCAAGTCTCCGGCGGGGCGCGCTCGATGGTGGCAGCCAACTTCGCTATGGACACCGACGCAGAAGGCTTCGAGGGCCTGCGACTGGAGTTCCTGGAGCGCTATCAGAGCCATTGCGCGGTGTTGACGCGTCCGTTCGACGGCATGCACGAGCTGCTTGATGAAATCGAACAAGCCAAGCTGCTCTGGGGCGTGGCCACCAATAAACCCGTGCGCTTCGCCGAACCGATCATGCAGCAACTGGGCTTGGCCCAGCGCTCGTCGGTGCTGGTCTGTCCAGACCACGTCAGCCGCAGCAAACCAGACCCGGAGATGATTCTGCTGGCCTGCGCAAAAATGGGCGTAGAACCGGCCGCCACGCTGTTTGTCGGCGACGACGAGCGCGACATCGAGGCCGGTCGCGCCGCCGGCTGCAAAACCGCAGCCGTCACTTACGGCTACATCCACCCGCAAGACAACCCGCGTAACTGGGGTGCTGATGCCGTGGTGGACCACCCCCTTGAACTGCGCAGGGTGCTCGAACAAGCACTGTGCAGCTGCTAAGAAGCGCAATGGCCGCACACAGAGGCTGCCCGCTGCTAAAGACATGAGGTTTTATTGATGTTTGATTATTCCGCTAGCCCCGACCTGCTCACGGGCCGGGTGATTTTGGTTACCGGTGCCGGCCGTGGCATTGGCGCAGCCGCCGCTAAAACCTTTGCCGCTCACGGTGCCACGGTGCTGCTGCTAGGCAAGACTGAAGCAAACCTCAGCCAAGTGTATGACGCCATCGAAGCCGCTGGCCACCCGCAAGCCGCCGTGATTCCGTTTAACTTAGAAACCGCATTGCCGCATCAGTTTGATGAACTGGCGGCCATGATTGAAGCCGAATTCGGCAAGCTCGACGGCCTGTTGCACAACGCCTCGATCATCGGCCCGCGCACGCCGCTGGAGCAGTTGTCCGGCGACAACTTCATGCGCGTTATGCACATCAACGTTAACGCCATGTTTATGCTCACCAGCACCCTGCTGCCGCTGCTAAAACTTTCGGCTGACGCTTCAGTAGCCTTTACCTCCAGCAGCGTTGGCCGCAAGGGTCGAGCTTACTGGGGCGCTTATGCGGTATCGAAGTTCGCCACTGAAGGGTTAATGCAGGTTCTAGCCGATGAGGTGGACGGTATTTCCACGGTACGCGCCAACAGCATCAACCCAGGCGCCACTCGCACCGACATGCGCGCCCAGGCTTACCCCGGCGAGAACCCGGCCAATAACCCACTGCCCGAAGCGATCATGCCGGTTTACCTGTACCTGATGGGTCCGGACAGCACGGGCATTAATGGTCAGGCATTTGACGCGCAATAACGGCTTAAGTCTGCCGCCGGTTTTCCGGCGGTGGCTGAATGGGCCGGCAACAGATTGCCAGCACTGCGCCGGTTAACCGGCAAAACCCTGCCGCAGCTTGTGATACGTACATTCTAATCCTTTGAAATATATATACTTTTAAAGCGGTTATAGGATTGGCATGGTTTTCGCTCTAGCCCAGCTATCGTTGCAAATAGCGCTAGAGGTAGAGCTTCATGACCCCGCACAATCAATCCAACACCATCGACTTCGACGCCGCCAAATTGCAGCGTTTGGGCTATGCCGGTCGCCTTCAGAAAACCCTGAAGCCCGTCAGCCTCGCGCAACTGCGTCAGCAGCTGAGCCTGCGCCTGCAAACTTCGCTGGAAGCCGAGCGCATTCTTGAGCTGTTCTTCAGCGAAGTGCAGCGTCTGATACCGCTGGGGGCATTGAGCTACGAACTGGCGTCCTGCGACCTGCGCCTGGATTTGGGCGAACGCGCCAACCATTCGGCCGGTTATCGCTTGAACCATGAAGGTGAATACCTCGGCGAGCTGACCTTTCGGCGCAGCCGCCGCTTTAGTGAGGATGAGCTTGGTCAACTTGAATCGCTGCTGGCCAGCCTGCTCTTCCCCCTACGCAATGCTCTGCTCTACCGCGCCGCCTTACAAAGTGCGCTGCGCGACCCGCTGACTGAAACCGGCAACCGCATTGCCATGGAGCAAACCCTTAAGCGCGAAGTGGACATTGCGCGGCGCACCCTGCAGCCACTTTCTGTGCTGATGGTCGACATCGACCACTTCAAACGCATCAACGACAACCATGGCCATATGATTGGCGATCAGGCCCTAAAAGCCGTTGCCGCCGCGCTGAAAGACAGCCTGCGCAATGTCGACATGGTCTACCGCTACGGTGGTGAAGAATTTATGGTGCTGCTCTCCGGCACCAGCCGTGAAGCCGCCTCAATGGTCGGCGAACGCCTGCGTATGGCGGTGCTGGGCATTCAATACCTGGTCGAGAACCGCGCCATTGAAATGTCCGTTAGTCTCGGCTGCGCCACCCTGCTGCCGGGTGAGTCCATGGACAGCCTGCTGCGCCGCGCCGACAACGCCCTGTATGTGTCCAAGCGTGATGGCCGTAATCGCCTGTCCATGGCGGGCTAACAAACCCCCTCTATTTTCAGGCAATAAAAAGGCGACCCGAAGGTCGCCTTTTTTATAGCCGCAATCGCTGGGTTACTCAGGCTTTGGCCCGCGGCCAAAGCCTGGGCGTTGACCTTCGCGAGTTGGCGCGCTGCGGCGTTTAACCGGCGCACCCGCCGGCTTGCGCGACGGACGATCAGACAACTCAACGCCTGGGCGCTTTGCACCCGGCTTGGCCGGACGCTTTTTATTCACATCACTTGGCCGCTCAGCGACCGGCGTACCCTTGCTTTGATCGGCACGCGGCGCGCGTGGGCTGCGCACAGGACGCTCGCCACGTTCAGTGCGTTCAGCACCTTCACCACGAACAGGGCGCGAACGACCTTGATCGCCGCCGGTGGCGCCAGCGCCATGGGCAGGTCGCAAGGTCCGCTCAGGACGTGCGGCGCGGCCCACTGGCTTAGCCGATTTGCGCTGTAGACGGTCAATCTTGTCGCGGGCTTTTTCTTTCATCTCTGGCAAGGCCATTGGCTTGAGGCCAACTTCTTCGCTGAGGATATCCACTTCGCGCTGGCCCATCTCACGCCAGCGGCCCATGGTCAGGTCCGAGGTAATGAACACCGGGCCGAAACGCACGCGCTTCAGGCGGCTGACTACCAAACCCTGAGACTCCCAAAGACGACGCACTTCGCGGTTGCGGCCTTCCATCACCACGCAGTGGTACCAATGGTTAAAGCCCACGCCACCTGGCGCGACTCTGATATCAGTGAACTTGGCCGGGCCATCTTCAAGCATCACGCCGGCTTTCAGGCGCTCAATCATCTCGTCGTCGACTTCGCCACGCACGCGCACGGCGTACTCGCGGTCCATCTGGAAGGAGGGGTGCATCAAGCGGTTGGCCAACTCACCGTCGGTGGTGAACATCAGCAAGCCGGTGGTGTTGATGTCGAGACGACCGATGTTGATCCAGCGACCTTCTTTTGGCCGTGGCAGACGGTCAAACACAGTCGGACGGCCTTCTGGGTCGTCACGGGTGCAGATTTCGCCTTCGGGCTTGTTGTAGATGATCACGCGGCGCACGCTTTCGGCGGCTTCTTCGCGGCGGATCACCTTGCCATCGACGGCAATCGCGTCGTGCAGGTCAACGCGCACGCCAAGACTGGCGATGGCACCATTGACCTTAACGCGACCGGCACTAATCCATGCTTCGATTTCACGGCGTGAAGCCAGGCCCATGCGCGCCATGACTTTCTGCAGTTTTTCGCCTGCGGGGCTGTATTCTTCAATTTCACTCATCTGGGCACCTCCCGGTGTTTTCTTTAGTGATTGGACGACTCAGGTCGTCGAAGGGGCGCGGAGCATACGCGAAAGCTAGCCTATTAGCACGACCTGAGGCTCGCCGGCAGACGAGCAGTCGTCAGCCTTTGCGACAATCAGCGCTTCGCGCAGTTACCGTAGCCCGGATGCAATCCGGGGAGCTGCCATCCCGGATTGCGCTAGGGCTTATCCGGGCTACCACTGATCGGCGGCCGTCAGTCAGGCAGCTGCTCTCTATCAAGGGTTTCGTGAGGCTCATCGCCATCATCAGGCGCGTCGTCTGGCTCTGGTAAATCGTCGAAATCACTTTTCAGCCCTTGTTCCATCGAATCAAGCTCAGCCAGCAAGCTGCTGAAGCTGGTTTCCTCGCCCACCTCCACTGCCGGCTCATCGGCCATGGCCAAATCAGCCCGCGCCTGCAGGCTTGGTGGAGCGTGCAGGTCATCGTCAAATGCCAACATCGGTTCGGGTTCAAGCTCACGCAATGCGGCCAGCGACGGTAACTGATCGAGACTTTTCAGGTTGAAGTGGTCAAGAAAGGCCTTGGTGGTGGCAAACATCGCCGGTTTACCCGGTACATCACGGTGACCCACCACGCGGATCCACTCGCGCTCCAGCAGGGTTTTGACGATGTGGCTGTTGACCGCCACACCGCGCACATCCTCAATCTCGCCACGGGTGATCGGCTGACGGTAAGCAATCAGCGCGAGGGTTTCCAGCATAGCCCGCGAGTAGCGTTGCGGCCGTTCTTCCCACAGGCGACCGACCCAAGGCGCATACTTTTCGCGCACTTGCAGGCGGTAACCTGAAGCGACCTCAATCAGCTCAAACGCCCGCCCATCGCAGGATTTACCCAGGTGCGTCAGCGCTTTTTTAAATACCGTAGGCTCAGGCCGCTCGGCCTCCTCAAAAAGTTCGAACAGGCGCTCTAAGGATTGCGGCTTACCGGAGGCCAGCAGAAAGGCTTCGAGCAAACTGGCCAGCTCACGCGGCTCATTAAGGTTCATGTTTATTCGGCCCGCGCACGCACATGGATTGGCCCGAAGGCCTCGTTTTGCACCAGTTCGACCAAGGACTCTTTGATCAACTCCAGCACCGCCATAAAAGTCACCACCACGCCAAGCTTGCCCTCTTCGGCACTGAACAGGCTGACAAAGGGTACAAACGCGCCGCCCTTCAGACGCTCAAGCACATCGCTCATGCGCTCGCGAGTTGACAGCGCTTCGCGGGTCACTTGGTGGCTCTCAAACATATCGGCGCGGCGAAGTACCTCGGCCATCGACAGCAAGACCTCTTCCAAACTGACATCCGGCAACAACTTACGCGCCCGCGCCTGCGGGGCA is from Pseudomonas sp. TMP9 and encodes:
- the mupP gene encoding N-acetylmuramic acid 6-phosphate phosphatase MupP, with the translated sequence MRLRAVLFDMDGTLLDSAPDFIAICQAMRAERGLPVIADKLIRDQVSGGARSMVAANFAMDTDAEGFEGLRLEFLERYQSHCAVLTRPFDGMHELLDEIEQAKLLWGVATNKPVRFAEPIMQQLGLAQRSSVLVCPDHVSRSKPDPEMILLACAKMGVEPAATLFVGDDERDIEAGRAAGCKTAAVTYGYIHPQDNPRNWGADAVVDHPLELRRVLEQALCSC
- a CDS encoding YciK family oxidoreductase, with the protein product MFDYSASPDLLTGRVILVTGAGRGIGAAAAKTFAAHGATVLLLGKTEANLSQVYDAIEAAGHPQAAVIPFNLETALPHQFDELAAMIEAEFGKLDGLLHNASIIGPRTPLEQLSGDNFMRVMHINVNAMFMLTSTLLPLLKLSADASVAFTSSSVGRKGRAYWGAYAVSKFATEGLMQVLADEVDGISTVRANSINPGATRTDMRAQAYPGENPANNPLPEAIMPVYLYLMGPDSTGINGQAFDAQ
- a CDS encoding GGDEF domain-containing protein, with translation MTPHNQSNTIDFDAAKLQRLGYAGRLQKTLKPVSLAQLRQQLSLRLQTSLEAERILELFFSEVQRLIPLGALSYELASCDLRLDLGERANHSAGYRLNHEGEYLGELTFRRSRRFSEDELGQLESLLASLLFPLRNALLYRAALQSALRDPLTETGNRIAMEQTLKREVDIARRTLQPLSVLMVDIDHFKRINDNHGHMIGDQALKAVAAALKDSLRNVDMVYRYGGEEFMVLLSGTSREAASMVGERLRMAVLGIQYLVENRAIEMSVSLGCATLLPGESMDSLLRRADNALYVSKRDGRNRLSMAG
- the rluB gene encoding 23S rRNA pseudouridine(2605) synthase RluB codes for the protein MSEIEEYSPAGEKLQKVMARMGLASRREIEAWISAGRVKVNGAIASLGVRVDLHDAIAVDGKVIRREEAAESVRRVIIYNKPEGEICTRDDPEGRPTVFDRLPRPKEGRWINIGRLDINTTGLLMFTTDGELANRLMHPSFQMDREYAVRVRGEVDDEMIERLKAGVMLEDGPAKFTDIRVAPGGVGFNHWYHCVVMEGRNREVRRLWESQGLVVSRLKRVRFGPVFITSDLTMGRWREMGQREVDILSEEVGLKPMALPEMKEKARDKIDRLQRKSAKPVGRAARPERTLRPAHGAGATGGDQGRSRPVRGEGAERTERGERPVRSPRAPRADQSKGTPVAERPSDVNKKRPAKPGAKRPGVELSDRPSRKPAGAPVKRRSAPTREGQRPGFGRGPKPE